One genomic segment of Salarias fasciatus chromosome 8, fSalaFa1.1, whole genome shotgun sequence includes these proteins:
- the LOC115393354 gene encoding protein kinase C and casein kinase substrate in neurons 2 protein-like, with the protein MASLPKEPPEDAKKQSFWMPRNYVRTVRRTDQSFQACNDIVACFRERAKVEEQYAKQLSQWSSKWKSKVDSRPLYGSLMRAWQCFFTSTERLSELHLSVSQSLVGEEGSRVKTWQKETFPKRLLCGFKESHDNSTSFSRAQKPWSKKLKKLEKVRADYHKSCQREQAAVDKEKQANENSEMSDEKKQKFGEAREKASEEKEKHRDRYEKMLEDVSSYTPRYMEEMEAIFENAQEEERKRISFLKQTFLSIHRHLDITNNESVKAVYSELHQTLMAINEQDDLKWWKNNHGPGMPTDWPKIEEWVPPVKKLNRKKREQKNLGNRPVMIGGVKVRALYDYVGEEGDELSFKAGEVFLKVEEEDDQGWCRGVLSGGKEGFYPANYVEVVE; encoded by the exons ATGGCCAGCCTCCCCAAAGAGCCGCCCGAGGATGCCAAGAAGCAGAGCTTCTGGATG CCCAGGAACTATGTGCGAACGGTGCGCAGAACCGATCAGTCCTTCCAGGCGTGCAACGACATCGTGGCCTGCTTCAGGGAGCGAGCGAAGGTGGAGGAGCAGTACGCCAAGCAGCTCAGCCAGTGGAGCAGCAAGTGGAAGTCCAAGGTGGATTCTC GGCCGCTGTACGGCTCCCTCATGAGGGCGTGGCAGTGCTTCTTCACCTCCACCGAGCGCCTGTCCGAGCTCCACCTGTCCGTCTCTCAGTCGCTCGTCGGCGAGGAGGGCAGCCGGGTCAAGACCTGGCAGAAGGAGACGTTTCCCAAGAGGCTCCTCTGTGGCTTCAAGGAGAGCCACGACAACAGCACAAGTTTTTCACGTGCGCAGAAACCTTGGTCCAAAAAGCTGAAGAAG ttgGAGAAAGTCCGAGCTGATTACCACAAGTCCTGTCAGAGGGAGCAGGCGGCGGTGGACAAAGAGAAGCAGGCCAACGAAAACTCTGAGATGAGCGACGAGAAGAAGCAGAAGTTCGGCGAGGCCAGAGAGAAGGCCtcggaggagaaggagaag CATAGAGACCGATACGAGAAGATGCTGGAGGACGTGTCGTCCTACACGCCTCGCTACATGGAGGAGATGGAAGCCATCTTTGAAAAcgcccaggaggaggagaggaagaggatcaGCTTCCTGAAGCAGACCTTCCTCTCCATCCACAGACATTTGGACATCACCAATAATGAAAG CGTGAAGGCCGTCTACAGCGAGCTCCACCAAACCCTGATGGCCATCAATGAACAAGACGATCTGAAGTGGTGGAAGAACAATCACGGGCCCGGCATGCCCACCGACTGGCCCAAGATTGAG GAATGGGTCCCACCTGTAAAGAAACTGAATagaaagaagagagagcagAAGAATCTGGGAAACAGACC AGTCATGATCGGCGGCGTGAAGGTGCGAGCGCTGTACGACTAcgtgggagaggagggggacgAGCTGTCCTTCAAAGCAG GTGAAGTGTtcctgaaggtggaggaggaggacgaccaAGGCTGGTGTCGGGGCGTGCTGAGCGGAGGGAAGGAGGGTTTCTATCCTGCCAATTATGTTGAAGTTGTCGAGTGA